The following DNA comes from Nitrospirae bacterium CG2_30_53_67.
GGGCAGAACGCTTTAAAGCTGCTCCGGGAACAGTCTTTTGATCTGGTCCTGACCGACTTGAGGATGGAGAAGGTGGACGGCATACAGATCCTGCAGAAATGCCGTGAACTCTGCCCGGATACCGAGGTCATCATGATCACGGGTTTTGCCACACTGGAATCCGCCGTCGAGACCATGAAACACGGGGCGTTCTACTATATCGCAAAACCGTTTAAACTGGACGAAGTCCGCAAAGTCGTCAAAGAGGCCCTGGAGAAGGTCAGGCTGAAGAAAGAAAATATCCAGCTCAGGGAACAGATCGAAAAATTTCAGGGAAAGGTCAGGATCATCACACAGGACCCCGAAATGCAGCGCCTGCTGGACACGGCAAAACAGATCGCCCCGACGGATTGCAACATCCTGATCAGCGGGGAAAGCGGCACGGGCAAAGAGTTATTCGCCAGATTCGTCCATTTTCACAGCCATCGCTCTCCCGGCCCTTTTTCCGCCATCAACTGCGGCGCATTCACCGAAGAGCTTCTCGCCAATGAACTTTTCGGCCATGAAAAAGGGGCCTTCACCGGGGCCTCGGCTGCGAAGAAAGGATTGATCGAGACGGCATCGGGGGGAACGCTCTTCCTGGATGAGATGACCGAGATGCCTCCATCCATGCAGGTGAAGCTCCTGAGGGTGATCCAGGAAAAGGAAGTCCTGAGAGTCGGCAGCACGGAACCATCTAAAGTCGATGTGCGCTTCATCGCCGCCACGAACCGTGACACCCAGGAGGCTGTCAAGAGCGGCCATCTCAGGCAGGACCTGTACTTCCGTTTGAACGTGGTCTCTTTACATATTCCTCCCCTCTCGGAGAGAAAGGATGACCTCCCCCTTTTAAGCCATTATTTCCTGAAAAAATATGCCGTCCTGATGAAGAAAAGCGTCACGGAGATCTCAGAGGACGTCATCGCCCTCCTCATGGATTATGGGTTTCCCGGCAACGTGAGGGAACTCGAGAACCTCGTCGAACGGGGGGTCGCGCTCTGCAACGGGAATACCATAGAGATCGCCCACCTCCCTGAGGACCTCAAGGAGCTGAACATCAAGACCTTCCGCAAGAAGCATGGGAAGATCCCGTCCCTGGATGAACAGGAGAAGGCGTATATCCAATGGGTCCTGAAAGATGTCAATGGGAATAAAACACTGGCGGCCCAGATCCTCGGCATAGACCGGGTTTCCCTGTGGAGGAAACTGAAGCGATACGGGATCGAGAACGAGTAGTGTTGCACAAAACAATCTTCTGTTGCATATTGCAATAACCCTATCCGGCATAAATCCCGCCATTTCCAAGCATATCTCTTAAATATCAACAGCTTACCTCCTTGGCATCATCCTTGCATAAACATACAAGTAGGCATATTAAAAAACATAAGCGAGGTGAGCATCATGAAAAATATTTTTAAAGTGTTGAAGGATTCCATGGAAGCCGCCGCCTTTGCAGAGGCAGGCGAATTCGAGACCGCACGGAGCATGGCGGCATCCGGCAAAAAAGAAGAGCAAAAAGTCGTGGACATCAAAAAGACCATGGCAGGGTCCCTGTCGAGACTCGATACCATTGAAGAGGCCATCACCTTTGCCGAGGCAGGCGAGATCGACACGGCCCGCCGCATCATGAAGCAGTTGAAGGGCCGCAGTTCCGTAAAAAAGGTTCATGCCGACAGCGAAAAACAGGCGCCTTTATCGGTCCTGGATAAGATGTCTGAGGCCGTGACCTTTGCCGAGGCAGGGGAACAGGAATACGCCAGGGAGCTGATCGGCAAAAAAGAGACTAAACGGCAGAAGATCCTGGTGGTCGGGGGCGACGACGGCTTCTCGGAAACGCTCATGAACTACGCCGTTGGCATGGCAGGACGGATGAACTATGAGATTGTCGCCCTCAGTGTAATTCCCGTCGGGAAACGCATCTTAAATCTCCTGAACGAGAAAAAAGTCGCCGCCGAACTTAAGACCCAGACCCATCAGATGGCCGAGGCTTTCAGAGCCAAGGCAGAGGGAAAAAAGATACCCTTCACGCACATCGTGAAGTTCGGTCCTTTCGACAGGGTGGTCAAAGAAACGCATAAAGAGGTGAAGAGAATCGCCTTTGTGCTGGCGGAACCGGATCAGGTTTGTGATGGCGCCACAGGTTCCGTCCCCGTGTTCTGTCTTGCATCCGGAGAATGAAGTCTTTGAAATCATCGCTTCTCATGGTATATTAGCCCACCGAGGATCGGCCGGAGAGGCCCTGAACGTCGGGTTTCAAATCCCTGATACGAATAGGGCCGCTTAGACTGCTCCGGCTCATCTTTGCCAGATTCATCCCCGAGGAACTGCGGGCCGGAAACTCCCCTTTCACACACGGAGGAACACACTCAGAGGAGGGGGACCTTCAGGCCTTTTCCTTTTTACAACTTGAGAAACAAACGTATTTCATCGGCGCACATCTAAATAGGAGAACGGATCCATGCTGACAACCGATATGATGCTTGTGATGGCTGTGATCGCAGCCGCTGTATTTCTTTTCGTTGTGGAATGGGTCAGGGTTGACGTGGTTGCGATCATCGTGATGGTCTCCCTCCCCCTCCTGGGCCTGGTGACCGGGCAGGAGGCCTTCATGGGGTTCAGCAGTAACGCCGTCATCTCCATTATT
Coding sequences within:
- a CDS encoding Fis family transcriptional regulator, which gives rise to GQNALKLLREQSFDLVLTDLRMEKVDGIQILQKCRELCPDTEVIMITGFATLESAVETMKHGAFYYIAKPFKLDEVRKVVKEALEKVRLKKENIQLREQIEKFQGKVRIITQDPEMQRLLDTAKQIAPTDCNILISGESGTGKELFARFVHFHSHRSPGPFSAINCGAFTEELLANELFGHEKGAFTGASAAKKGLIETASGGTLFLDEMTEMPPSMQVKLLRVIQEKEVLRVGSTEPSKVDVRFIAATNRDTQEAVKSGHLRQDLYFRLNVVSLHIPPLSERKDDLPLLSHYFLKKYAVLMKKSVTEISEDVIALLMDYGFPGNVRELENLVERGVALCNGNTIEIAHLPEDLKELNIKTFRKKHGKIPSLDEQEKAYIQWVLKDVNGNKTLAAQILGIDRVSLWRKLKRYGIENE